A region from the Natronoarchaeum mannanilyticum genome encodes:
- a CDS encoding TRAP transporter large permease encodes MSELLIIGTLFLGTLLVLYALGVSVGIAMGATCVIVMLSPFGRGLNPGLIAQQLLYGLNSFTLLAIPFYLLLGRLMNRIGMTQRIFSLANSLVGQFRGGIAHVNIVASMIFSGMSGLAVADAAGLGRVEYTAMRDQGYEKDISLGVTGSSAIIGPIIPPSVPIIIYAVLAEESIGELFLGGVIPGILIGIFLMALVFLIVHLRGYESDNTFDLSDCWKSLKEAVFPLFAPILIIGGILSGLFTATEAGAIAVVYTILLGMFVYDELSLRGLFEELQYGMVETFSLTFIVGVASLYGLVALQLQLPILMAESITNFSGNPTVVILLLVGLLLVVGTFMETIAAITILVPIFMPILEITGIDPLHFGIVMILTLMLGLLTPPFGVILFVLEKVTDATLEEVMKAVLPYYVPILLVLLITIFVPEVVTYPVTELMG; translated from the coding sequence ATGAGTGAGCTGCTCATTATCGGCACCCTGTTCCTCGGGACGCTCCTGGTCCTGTACGCGCTCGGCGTCTCCGTCGGGATCGCCATGGGCGCCACCTGCGTCATCGTGATGCTGTCTCCGTTCGGGCGCGGACTCAACCCCGGGCTGATCGCTCAACAGTTGCTCTACGGGCTCAACAGCTTCACGCTGCTCGCCATCCCGTTCTACCTGCTGCTGGGGCGGCTGATGAACCGCATCGGGATGACGCAGCGCATCTTCTCGCTGGCGAACTCGCTCGTCGGGCAGTTCCGCGGGGGGATCGCCCACGTCAACATCGTCGCGAGCATGATCTTCTCGGGGATGTCCGGCCTCGCGGTCGCCGACGCCGCGGGACTCGGTCGCGTCGAGTACACCGCGATGCGCGACCAGGGGTACGAGAAGGACATCTCGCTCGGCGTCACCGGGTCGTCCGCGATTATCGGCCCGATCATCCCACCGAGCGTGCCGATCATCATCTACGCCGTGCTGGCCGAGGAGTCGATCGGCGAGCTGTTCCTCGGCGGGGTCATCCCCGGGATCCTCATCGGCATCTTCCTGATGGCGCTCGTCTTCCTGATCGTGCACCTGCGGGGGTACGAATCCGACAACACCTTCGACCTGTCGGACTGCTGGAAGAGTTTAAAGGAGGCGGTGTTCCCGCTGTTCGCCCCGATACTCATCATCGGCGGCATTCTCTCCGGCCTATTCACCGCCACCGAAGCGGGGGCCATCGCGGTCGTCTACACCATCCTCCTCGGAATGTTCGTCTACGACGAACTCTCCCTGCGGGGGCTGTTCGAGGAGCTCCAGTACGGGATGGTCGAGACGTTCTCGCTGACGTTCATCGTCGGCGTGGCGTCGCTGTACGGCCTCGTCGCGCTACAGCTGCAGCTGCCGATCCTGATGGCCGAGTCGATCACGAACTTCTCGGGCAACCCCACGGTCGTGATCCTGCTGCTGGTCGGGCTCCTGCTCGTCGTCGGGACGTTCATGGAGACCATCGCCGCGATCACCATCCTCGTCCCGATCTTCATGCCGATCCTGGAGATCACCGGCATCGACCCGCTCCACTTCGGCATCGTGATGATCCTGACGCTGATGCTCGGCCTGCTGACGCCGCCGTTCGGCGTCATCCTCTTCGTCCTGGAGAAGGTGACCGACGCGACGCTGGAGGAAGTGATGAAAGCGGTACTACCCTACTACGTGCCGATTCTCCTGGTGTTGCTGATCACCATCTTCGTCCCGGAGGTCGTCACGTACCCGGTGACCGAACTGATGGGCTGA
- a CDS encoding UxaA family hydrolase, translated as MRTFEGYPRDDGPAGVRNYVAVIPTSVTASPVAAEIADRSAETVRATPHQMGTDPPAATRDQIERTLTGVGSNPNVGGTLVVDLGTEAIDADDIADAVAATGRDAETLSIREAGGTAAAVEEGTELARSLREGISGARREERGASELVFAVECGGSDATSGIAANPAVGAACDRLVRDGGTATFSETPEFIGAEHVLAERCADEDVRERLLDRVERRESTAELMGVDLRGAQPSPGNQEGGLTTIEEKSLGAISKGGTTPVQGIVDYAERLPVGGGLVLMDTPGYDIESVVGKVAGGAQVVAFTTGRGSTTGNPLAPVIKVTGNPKTADRLAANVDVDASDVIDGEPIDAVGERIYETLLAVAGGERTAAERRRLEEFAVNELQPNELAELRGDA; from the coding sequence GTGAGAACGTTCGAGGGCTACCCGCGGGACGACGGCCCCGCCGGTGTACGAAACTACGTGGCAGTGATACCGACGTCGGTCACGGCGTCGCCGGTCGCGGCGGAGATCGCCGATCGGTCGGCCGAGACCGTCCGAGCGACGCCGCATCAGATGGGGACCGATCCGCCGGCGGCGACTCGCGACCAGATCGAGCGAACGCTGACGGGCGTCGGCAGCAACCCCAACGTCGGCGGGACGCTCGTCGTCGACCTCGGCACGGAGGCGATCGACGCCGACGATATCGCCGACGCGGTGGCGGCGACCGGCCGCGACGCCGAGACGCTCTCGATCCGCGAGGCGGGCGGGACGGCGGCCGCAGTCGAGGAGGGAACGGAACTGGCCCGCTCCCTTCGCGAGGGGATCTCCGGCGCGCGCCGAGAGGAGCGCGGCGCGAGCGAACTCGTCTTCGCCGTCGAGTGCGGCGGCTCCGACGCGACGAGCGGGATCGCCGCCAACCCGGCCGTCGGGGCGGCCTGCGACCGCCTGGTGCGAGACGGCGGCACGGCGACGTTCTCCGAGACGCCGGAGTTCATCGGCGCCGAGCACGTCCTGGCCGAGCGGTGCGCGGACGAGGACGTCAGAGAGCGGCTCCTCGATCGCGTCGAGCGCCGGGAGTCGACGGCCGAGTTGATGGGCGTCGATCTGCGGGGCGCACAGCCTAGCCCCGGTAATCAGGAGGGCGGCCTGACGACCATCGAGGAGAAGAGCCTCGGCGCCATCTCGAAGGGCGGGACGACCCCAGTTCAGGGCATCGTCGACTACGCCGAGCGGCTCCCGGTCGGCGGCGGGCTGGTGCTGATGGACACGCCGGGGTACGACATCGAGAGCGTCGTCGGCAAGGTCGCCGGCGGCGCGCAGGTCGTCGCCTTCACCACCGGGCGGGGGTCGACGACCGGGAACCCGCTGGCGCCCGTGATCAAGGTGACGGGGAACCCGAAGACGGCGGACCGACTCGCCGCGAACGTCGACGTCGACGCGAGCGACGTGATCGACGGCGAGCCGATCGACGCCGTCGGCGAGCGGATCTACGAGACGCTGCTGGCCGTCGCCGGCGGCGAGCGGACCGCCGCGGAGCGCCGCCGCCTCGAGGAGTTCGCCGTCAACGAGCTCCAGCCGAACGAGCTCGCGGAGCTGCGGGGTGACGCATGA
- a CDS encoding UxaA family hydrolase, which translates to MKGTVLGDAGLHMAARDNVVTAIDDLEAGTKIPRDGETVELAEAVPFGHKIALVAMEPGDAVVKYGETIGEAVEPIAPGEWVHTHNCESRRGRGDRAASDGEVA; encoded by the coding sequence ATGAAAGGGACGGTCCTCGGCGACGCCGGGCTGCACATGGCGGCACGGGACAACGTCGTCACGGCCATCGACGACCTGGAGGCCGGCACGAAAATCCCGCGCGACGGCGAGACGGTCGAACTCGCCGAGGCGGTCCCGTTCGGCCACAAGATCGCGCTGGTGGCGATGGAGCCCGGTGACGCCGTCGTGAAGTACGGCGAGACGATCGGGGAAGCCGTCGAGCCGATCGCCCCCGGCGAGTGGGTACACACGCACAACTGCGAGAGCAGGCGCGGCCGGGGCGACCGCGCCGCGAGCGACGGAGAGGTGGCCTGA
- a CDS encoding UxaA family hydrolase yields the protein MSAPTGAASTRESTTSFEAYRRDDGRAGVRNRVLVVPSVICSHIVAERIAEREDGAVCAPHDHGCGQIGDDHDQTERTLLNLARNPNVAGATVVGLGCEHLQSGPFADRVAESGVTVRETAIQDAGGTEACVEEGAAATADLAAAAADADRADATLADLTVGVVSSDLEGSTRTVADPLVGDTVDALIDAGARVVVAGTDRLAAHRDAAADRAATATVAESIQEIGERDAGRPGNARRVARRAADAPFDEIVEAWGNASVDELVPYGGRASTDAGLTLVDAPSRFEEAATALAAAGASVVVHVTADGVPTGHPVVPVLKVTGDGATAEALADDIDLDARAADADAVLDELVRVAGGERTASEDHGLTSFAISRVGPSL from the coding sequence ATGTCGGCGCCGACCGGTGCCGCTTCGACCCGCGAGTCGACGACGTCCTTCGAGGCGTATCGGCGGGACGACGGGCGGGCGGGCGTGCGGAACCGCGTGCTGGTCGTCCCGTCGGTGATCTGCTCACACATCGTCGCCGAACGCATCGCCGAGCGCGAGGACGGCGCCGTCTGCGCCCCGCACGACCACGGCTGCGGGCAGATCGGCGACGACCACGACCAGACCGAACGGACGCTCCTGAACCTCGCCCGCAATCCGAACGTCGCGGGCGCGACCGTCGTGGGGCTGGGCTGCGAACACCTCCAGAGCGGGCCGTTCGCCGACCGGGTCGCCGAGAGCGGCGTGACGGTCCGCGAGACGGCGATCCAGGACGCGGGCGGCACCGAGGCCTGCGTCGAGGAGGGCGCCGCGGCGACCGCCGACCTGGCGGCGGCCGCGGCCGACGCGGATCGGGCCGACGCGACGCTGGCAGATCTCACCGTCGGCGTCGTGAGCTCGGATCTCGAGGGGTCGACGCGGACGGTCGCGGATCCGCTAGTGGGCGATACCGTCGACGCGCTGATCGACGCCGGCGCGCGCGTCGTCGTCGCCGGGACGGACCGCCTCGCGGCCCACCGGGACGCGGCCGCCGACCGCGCCGCGACGGCGACCGTCGCCGAGTCGATTCAGGAGATCGGCGAACGCGACGCCGGCCGTCCCGGGAACGCGCGTCGCGTCGCCCGCCGCGCCGCCGACGCGCCGTTCGACGAGATCGTCGAGGCGTGGGGGAACGCGAGCGTCGACGAGCTCGTTCCGTACGGCGGCCGGGCGTCGACCGACGCCGGGCTGACGCTGGTCGACGCTCCCTCCCGCTTCGAGGAGGCCGCGACCGCGCTCGCGGCGGCCGGAGCGTCGGTCGTCGTCCACGTCACCGCGGACGGGGTGCCGACGGGACATCCGGTCGTCCCGGTACTCAAGGTGACCGGCGACGGAGCGACGGCGGAGGCGCTCGCGGACGATATCGACCTCGACGCCCGCGCGGCCGACGCCGACGCGGTGCTCGACGAGCTGGTTCGCGTCGCGGGCGGGGAACGAACGGCGAGCGAGGACCACGGGCTGACGTCGTTCGCGATCAGTCGCGTCGGCCCGTCGCTGTAG
- a CDS encoding NAD(P)-dependent alcohol dehydrogenase, protein MRAAPLVEAGTFEPETRERPTPGPSEVLVEVSDVGICGSDVHWYEHGRMGDRAVEEPLVLGHESAGTVVEVGAAVDDHAVGDAVTIEPGVPCGECEHCRRGAYNLCPAVEFMATPGTDGAFREYVAWPAEYVYGLPASVSAREGALCEPISVGVHAVRRAGVGMGDSVLVMGAGPIGLLAADVARAAGAADVAVVDVVDSKLDRALNRGADLAIDSRETDVAAAVRDEFGAGVDAAIEATGAPPAIEAVLDAPGPDGTAVLVGLAPDAEVPVDTFELVRRQVDVRGSYRFANTYPTAISLIASGDVDAAGIVDFELSLDRIGDAFGRAAEPDVVKGMISMG, encoded by the coding sequence GTGAGGGCGGCGCCGCTCGTCGAGGCGGGAACGTTCGAGCCGGAAACCAGGGAGCGCCCGACGCCGGGACCGTCCGAGGTGCTCGTCGAGGTGAGCGATGTCGGCATCTGCGGCTCCGACGTCCACTGGTACGAGCACGGCCGGATGGGCGATCGTGCCGTCGAGGAACCGCTGGTGCTCGGCCACGAGAGCGCCGGGACGGTCGTCGAGGTGGGCGCGGCCGTCGACGACCACGCCGTCGGCGACGCGGTGACGATCGAGCCCGGCGTCCCCTGCGGCGAGTGCGAGCACTGCCGACGGGGCGCGTATAACCTCTGCCCGGCGGTCGAGTTCATGGCGACGCCCGGCACCGACGGCGCGTTCCGGGAGTACGTCGCCTGGCCCGCGGAGTACGTGTACGGTCTCCCCGCGTCCGTCTCCGCTCGAGAGGGGGCGCTCTGCGAGCCGATAAGCGTCGGCGTCCACGCCGTTCGGCGCGCCGGCGTGGGGATGGGGGACTCGGTGCTCGTGATGGGTGCGGGTCCCATCGGCCTCCTCGCCGCCGACGTGGCGCGGGCGGCCGGCGCCGCGGACGTGGCCGTCGTCGACGTCGTCGACTCGAAGCTCGATCGAGCCCTCAACCGCGGTGCGGACCTCGCGATCGACAGCCGCGAGACGGACGTCGCGGCGGCGGTCCGCGACGAGTTCGGCGCGGGCGTCGACGCCGCGATCGAGGCCACCGGGGCGCCGCCCGCGATCGAGGCGGTGCTCGACGCGCCCGGGCCGGACGGCACCGCGGTTCTGGTCGGCCTCGCGCCCGACGCCGAGGTGCCCGTAGACACGTTCGAGCTGGTCCGGCGACAGGTTGACGTGCGGGGGAGCTACAGGTTCGCCAACACGTACCCGACGGCGATCTCCCTGATCGCGAGCGGCGACGTGGACGCGGCCGGGATCGTCGACTTCGAACTGTCGCTCGATCGGATCGGCGACGCGTTCGGGCGGGCCGCGGAGCCCGACGTGGTCAAGGGCATGATCTCGATGGGCTGA
- a CDS encoding universal stress protein, translated as MVIVAAISGSEQSMEVVAQANELARAFEDELHLVHVIEETEYTRLVEKQSNARETDSGSVEENAAAAATDGVDEIVDADYEIVGRVGNPSKKVLEYADEVDARYVVVGGRSRSPTGKALFGSVTQSILLNTERPVVTLTETE; from the coding sequence ATGGTAATCGTCGCAGCGATCAGCGGCTCCGAGCAGTCGATGGAGGTCGTCGCACAGGCGAACGAACTCGCGCGGGCGTTCGAAGACGAACTCCACCTCGTTCACGTCATCGAGGAGACCGAGTACACGCGGCTGGTCGAAAAGCAGTCCAACGCGCGCGAGACGGACTCGGGATCCGTCGAGGAAAACGCCGCGGCGGCAGCGACGGACGGCGTCGACGAGATCGTCGATGCCGACTACGAGATCGTCGGCCGCGTCGGGAACCCGAGCAAGAAAGTCCTCGAGTACGCGGACGAGGTCGACGCCAGGTACGTCGTCGTCGGGGGTCGATCCCGCTCTCCGACCGGGAAGGCGCTGTTCGGCAGCGTCACCCAGTCGATCCTCCTGAACACGGAACGCCCCGTCGTGACCCTCACGGAGACGGAGTAG
- a CDS encoding LUD domain-containing protein has protein sequence MSSGSVEQFQQSLSRLDAASTVVSPDELEATIADLADPPAIGAELPFDDLSLAETPVTLGPSPAQLRDAVTGVTGSRMGIASLGTVAVESREEGDEFVALYPERHVVVIKASDLRSDLADAFGWIRGEFEADRQSFILATGPSSTGDMGALVQGVHGPEQVHIVIVRDNE, from the coding sequence ATGAGTTCAGGCTCGGTAGAGCAGTTCCAACAGTCGCTGTCGCGCCTCGACGCAGCGTCGACCGTCGTCTCGCCCGACGAACTGGAAGCGACGATCGCCGACCTGGCCGATCCCCCCGCGATCGGGGCCGAACTGCCGTTCGACGATCTCTCGCTCGCCGAGACGCCGGTTACCCTCGGCCCGTCGCCCGCACAGCTCAGGGACGCGGTGACGGGCGTGACGGGGTCGCGCATGGGGATCGCCTCGCTCGGGACGGTCGCCGTCGAGTCCCGGGAAGAGGGCGACGAGTTCGTCGCGCTGTACCCCGAACGACACGTGGTAGTCATCAAAGCGAGCGACCTTCGGTCGGACCTCGCGGACGCCTTCGGCTGGATCCGGGGAGAGTTCGAAGCCGACCGGCAGTCGTTCATCCTCGCGACGGGGCCGAGCTCGACCGGCGACATGGGCGCGCTCGTGCAGGGCGTCCACGGGCCCGAGCAGGTCCACATCGTCATCGTCAGGGACAATGAGTGA
- a CDS encoding LUD domain-containing protein, with the protein MSESEQLDADRIRTLLESEGDEIKENTRLFNAERYDAVEAVGEAEHEDNRSRAREIKEDAIERLPELVDRTREAVEANGGTVYVADDAADANRYISEVADDADADSVVKSKSMTTEEIDLNEALEADGLDVWETDLGEFVVQIAEEAPSHIVGPSLHKSREEITELFEREFDPDESLDSAEKLTAFAREYLGGRIDDAEVGVTGANFVMADSGSIALVTNEGNARKCASIPDTHVAVAGIEKIIPSVAELEPFAELISRSATGQEIPQYLSLLTPPVDTPAIDFDSEDEPGFGNSDADREFHLVLLDNGRREMREDDDLRETLYCIRCGACANSCANFQSVGGHAFGGETYTGGIATGWEAGIEGNDVAEEFNDLCTGCSRCVNACPVKIDIPWINTVVRDRINRGKDPGFDDMLVDGLMPDEEESGTPLRKRFFGNFETAAKIGSATAPLSNAVASTGLARKAMESVLGVDARRDLPEFERTTLRDWAEGRESPVEAPERRVALYPDVYTNYVQTERGKAAVRVLEALGCEVVVPDVGGSGRAPLSQGMIATAERKAEDVAESVLPYVEDGYDVVVVEPSDLAMFRREYEKLLPAEEHERIDQGSYEILEYVFGLLENGASADALPGGDGDGVAYHSHCQQRTLGLESYTETVLERLGYDVLTSDVECCGMAGSFGYKSEYYDLSMDVGATLADQFEAVADERTVVASGTSCMEQLDSLLSPGTRHPVELLDPAGR; encoded by the coding sequence ATGAGTGAATCAGAACAACTGGATGCCGACCGCATCCGCACGCTACTCGAATCGGAGGGCGACGAGATCAAGGAGAACACGCGCCTGTTCAACGCCGAACGGTACGACGCGGTGGAGGCCGTCGGCGAGGCCGAACACGAGGACAACCGGTCCCGGGCGCGGGAAATAAAGGAGGACGCGATCGAGCGCCTCCCCGAGCTCGTCGACCGGACCAGGGAAGCCGTCGAGGCGAACGGCGGCACGGTGTACGTCGCCGACGACGCGGCCGACGCCAACCGGTACATCTCGGAGGTCGCGGACGACGCCGACGCCGACAGCGTCGTGAAATCGAAGTCGATGACGACCGAGGAGATCGACCTGAACGAGGCGCTCGAGGCCGACGGCCTCGACGTCTGGGAGACCGACCTCGGCGAGTTCGTCGTCCAGATTGCCGAGGAGGCGCCGTCGCACATCGTCGGCCCGTCGCTCCACAAGTCCCGCGAGGAGATCACGGAGCTGTTCGAGCGGGAGTTCGACCCGGATGAGTCGCTCGACTCCGCGGAGAAGCTGACGGCGTTCGCCCGGGAGTACCTCGGCGGGCGCATCGACGACGCGGAGGTCGGCGTCACGGGCGCGAACTTCGTCATGGCCGACAGCGGATCGATAGCGCTGGTGACGAACGAGGGGAACGCCCGCAAGTGCGCGTCGATCCCCGACACGCACGTCGCGGTCGCCGGGATCGAGAAGATCATCCCCTCGGTCGCCGAGCTGGAACCGTTCGCTGAGCTCATCTCGCGGTCGGCGACGGGCCAGGAGATCCCCCAGTACCTGTCGCTGCTGACGCCGCCGGTCGACACGCCCGCGATCGACTTCGACAGCGAGGACGAGCCGGGCTTCGGCAACAGCGACGCGGACCGGGAGTTCCACCTGGTGCTCCTCGACAACGGGCGGCGGGAGATGCGCGAGGACGACGATCTCCGCGAGACGCTGTACTGCATCCGGTGTGGCGCCTGCGCGAACTCCTGTGCGAACTTCCAGTCGGTCGGCGGCCACGCCTTCGGCGGCGAGACGTACACGGGCGGCATCGCAACCGGCTGGGAGGCCGGCATCGAGGGCAACGACGTGGCGGAGGAGTTCAACGACCTCTGTACCGGCTGTTCCCGCTGCGTGAACGCGTGTCCGGTGAAGATCGACATCCCCTGGATCAACACGGTCGTCCGCGACCGCATCAACCGCGGGAAGGATCCCGGCTTCGACGACATGCTCGTCGACGGGCTGATGCCCGACGAGGAGGAGAGCGGGACGCCGCTCCGGAAACGGTTCTTCGGGAACTTCGAGACGGCGGCGAAGATCGGGAGCGCGACTGCACCGCTCTCGAACGCCGTGGCCTCGACCGGCCTCGCCCGGAAGGCGATGGAGTCGGTGCTGGGCGTCGACGCCCGGCGCGACCTGCCCGAGTTCGAGCGCACGACCCTCCGCGACTGGGCCGAGGGTCGCGAGTCCCCGGTCGAGGCGCCCGAGCGCCGCGTCGCGCTGTACCCAGACGTGTACACGAACTACGTGCAAACCGAGCGCGGCAAGGCCGCGGTCCGCGTGCTGGAGGCGCTGGGCTGCGAGGTCGTCGTCCCCGACGTCGGCGGTTCGGGGCGGGCGCCGCTGTCCCAGGGGATGATCGCGACGGCCGAACGGAAGGCCGAGGACGTCGCCGAGTCGGTTCTCCCGTACGTCGAGGACGGGTACGACGTGGTCGTCGTCGAGCCCAGCGACCTCGCGATGTTCCGCCGGGAGTACGAGAAACTGCTCCCCGCGGAGGAACACGAACGGATCGACCAGGGGAGCTACGAGATCCTGGAGTACGTGTTCGGCCTGCTGGAGAACGGCGCGAGCGCCGACGCCTTGCCCGGCGGCGACGGCGACGGCGTCGCGTACCACAGCCACTGCCAGCAGCGGACGCTCGGCCTGGAATCGTACACCGAGACGGTGCTGGAGCGGCTGGGGTACGACGTGCTCACCTCCGACGTCGAGTGCTGCGGGATGGCCGGAAGCTTCGGGTACAAGAGCGAGTACTACGACCTGAGCATGGACGTCGGCGCGACGCTGGCCGACCAGTTCGAGGCGGTCGCCGACGAGCGGACGGTCGTCGCCAGCGGCACCTCCTGCATGGAGCAACTCGACTCGCTGCTGTCGCCGGGGACGCGCCATCCCGTCGAGCTTCTCGATCCCGCGGGCCGGTAG
- a CDS encoding mandelate racemase/muconate lactonizing enzyme family protein — translation MTRKSADTIRSADTALYRVPNDQVLEDATQSFDTLEIVSVTLESEGGRRGLGFTYTIGRGGAATKRFLDDELVPLLEGQPVAPRTVRSNLRGNTTFVGREGISEFAVAAVDIAVWDLLGKITGLPLCELLGGARRPVPMYETDGGWLQYDADTLVENAKGIAEDGFAGMKMKVGSSVDRDVTRVRAVRDALPADLDLMLDANCSYTVPEARDLAGRLDDAAITWLEEPLPKGDYASYADLRERIDVPIATGENFYNETQFRQVIDRNAVDYLQPDVCRVGGISPWLNVAEQAAATGLALSPHYIEPLHAHLACAFDNVPYIEHHSTVLDELLADPVAVEDGEILPPDRPGHGMAFEGADAYRVN, via the coding sequence ATGACCCGGAAATCCGCGGATACGATACGGTCAGCCGACACCGCTCTCTATCGCGTGCCGAACGACCAGGTTCTCGAGGACGCGACGCAGTCGTTCGACACGCTGGAGATCGTCTCGGTCACCCTGGAGTCGGAGGGCGGCCGGCGCGGACTCGGATTCACCTACACGATCGGCCGCGGCGGCGCCGCGACCAAGCGGTTCCTCGACGACGAACTCGTCCCGCTGCTGGAGGGCCAGCCGGTCGCTCCCCGCACGGTCCGGTCGAACTTGCGGGGGAACACGACGTTCGTCGGACGCGAAGGGATAAGCGAGTTCGCCGTCGCGGCCGTCGACATCGCCGTCTGGGACCTCCTCGGGAAGATCACCGGACTCCCGCTGTGCGAGCTCCTCGGCGGGGCCCGACGGCCCGTCCCGATGTACGAGACCGACGGCGGCTGGCTCCAGTACGACGCCGACACTCTCGTCGAGAACGCGAAGGGGATCGCCGAGGACGGGTTCGCGGGCATGAAGATGAAGGTGGGATCGTCGGTCGATCGCGACGTCACGCGCGTGCGCGCCGTCCGGGACGCGCTTCCGGCCGACCTGGACCTGATGCTCGACGCCAACTGCTCGTACACGGTGCCGGAAGCGCGTGACCTGGCCGGGCGGCTCGACGACGCGGCGATAACCTGGCTGGAGGAACCGCTCCCCAAGGGCGACTACGCGTCGTACGCCGACCTGCGCGAGCGCATCGACGTCCCGATCGCCACCGGCGAGAACTTCTACAACGAGACGCAGTTCCGGCAGGTGATCGACCGGAACGCCGTCGATTACCTGCAGCCCGACGTCTGCCGGGTCGGCGGGATCTCGCCGTGGCTGAACGTCGCCGAGCAGGCGGCGGCGACTGGCCTCGCCCTGTCGCCGCACTACATCGAGCCGCTCCACGCCCACCTCGCGTGTGCCTTCGACAACGTCCCGTACATCGAACACCACTCAACCGTGTTGGACGAACTACTCGCCGATCCCGTCGCGGTCGAGGACGGGGAGATACTCCCGCCCGACCGTCCGGGACACGGGATGGCCTTCGAGGGCGCGGACGCGTACCGGGTGAACTGA
- a CDS encoding fumarylacetoacetate hydrolase family protein — protein MRRVRFSDPAGSVRTGTWTEDGIEFGGRTYDPETVDVRSPVKPSKIVCVGLNYADHAEEEGMELPDRPMLFLKPPNTVSGHGDEIPLPPGKESVEYEAELGVVIGEQCRNVPEEEAMSVVDGFTCLNDVSNRDDQRVEQNWVRGKAFDNAAPVGPVVATPDEVPDDAAVELRVNGEVRQSSSRDQFIFSVEELIAEITAYMTLEPGDVISTGTPAGVGPLSDGDVVEVEIEGVGVLENEFTRR, from the coding sequence ATGCGACGAGTTCGATTCAGCGACCCGGCCGGGAGCGTCAGAACTGGAACCTGGACCGAGGACGGCATCGAGTTCGGTGGACGGACGTACGATCCCGAGACGGTCGACGTGCGCTCCCCGGTCAAGCCGAGCAAGATCGTGTGCGTCGGTCTCAACTACGCCGACCACGCCGAAGAGGAGGGCATGGAGCTGCCCGATCGACCGATGCTCTTTTTGAAACCGCCGAACACGGTGTCCGGTCACGGCGACGAGATCCCGCTTCCACCGGGCAAAGAATCGGTGGAGTACGAGGCCGAACTCGGCGTCGTCATCGGCGAGCAGTGCCGCAACGTTCCGGAGGAGGAGGCGATGTCAGTCGTCGACGGGTTCACCTGTCTCAACGACGTGTCGAACCGCGACGACCAGCGCGTCGAGCAGAACTGGGTCCGCGGGAAGGCGTTCGACAACGCCGCGCCGGTCGGACCGGTCGTGGCGACGCCCGACGAGGTCCCTGACGACGCGGCCGTCGAACTGCGCGTCAACGGCGAGGTACGACAGAGCTCCAGTCGCGACCAGTTTATCTTCTCGGTCGAAGAGCTGATCGCCGAGATCACCGCGTACATGACGCTGGAACCGGGCGACGTGATTTCGACCGGAACGCCCGCCGGCGTCGGTCCGCTTTCCGACGGCGACGTCGTCGAGGTCGAGATCGAGGGCGTCGGCGTCCTGGAAAACGAGTTCACCCGTCGGTAG